The Stieleria sp. JC731 genome has a segment encoding these proteins:
- a CDS encoding formylglycine-generating enzyme family protein, giving the protein MIRPILLVGLCAATNVAAQADTPAEIPPVEVPAAVAKTEAEMKPYAEIIEHTDQTIQMVPIPGGEFTMGSPEAEDDRNDDEGPQRTVKIEPFWMGKFEVTWEQYDIWNESVDQRMRKMLSKKKTPRDSAVDGVSKPTEPYTDMSFGMGREDYPAICMTQHAARTYCEWLSAKTGRYYRLPTEAEWEYACRAGTETPYSFGDDVDQLGDYAWFYDNSEDNSQRVGQKKPNPWGLYDMHGNVSEWVLDQYTPYDKLKEALNPLAVPKTLYPRVVRGGGWDDDPEVLRSAARKASDEDWKQQDPQEPKSIWYHTDALSVGFRVVRPLNVPSSEARSTKWDKTEPEQKDPEE; this is encoded by the coding sequence GTGATACGCCCGATCTTGCTAGTTGGACTTTGTGCCGCCACAAACGTGGCAGCTCAAGCAGACACCCCTGCTGAAATCCCACCAGTCGAAGTGCCCGCCGCGGTTGCCAAGACCGAAGCGGAGATGAAACCCTATGCCGAAATCATCGAGCACACCGATCAGACGATTCAAATGGTGCCCATCCCGGGTGGCGAATTCACCATGGGAAGCCCTGAAGCCGAGGACGACCGCAACGACGACGAAGGCCCACAACGGACCGTGAAAATCGAACCGTTCTGGATGGGTAAATTCGAAGTCACATGGGAACAGTACGACATCTGGAACGAGTCCGTCGACCAGCGGATGCGCAAGATGCTGTCGAAGAAGAAAACTCCTCGCGACAGCGCCGTTGATGGTGTTTCAAAGCCGACCGAACCCTATACCGACATGAGCTTCGGCATGGGGCGGGAAGACTATCCCGCGATCTGCATGACGCAGCACGCCGCGCGAACTTACTGCGAATGGCTATCGGCCAAAACGGGTCGCTACTACCGCTTGCCTACCGAAGCTGAATGGGAATACGCCTGCCGAGCAGGAACCGAAACCCCCTACTCCTTCGGTGACGATGTCGATCAACTCGGTGACTATGCCTGGTTCTACGACAACAGCGAAGACAACTCGCAGCGCGTCGGTCAAAAGAAGCCTAACCCGTGGGGTCTTTATGACATGCACGGCAATGTCAGCGAATGGGTGCTAGACCAATACACCCCCTACGACAAGCTGAAAGAAGCCCTGAACCCACTGGCTGTTCCCAAAACACTGTACCCACGGGTTGTCCGTGGTGGCGGTTGGGACGATGACCCAGAAGTCTTGCGTAGCGCTGCTCGCAAGGCGTCTGACGAAGACTGGAAGCAACAAGACCCGCAGGAACCGAAAAGCATCTGGTATCACACCGATGCGTTGTCGGTTGGGTTCCGAGTGGTCCGCCCATTGAACGTGCCTTCGAGTGAAGCCCGATCCACCAAATGGGATAAGACCGAACCCGAACAGAAAGATCCTGAAGAATAG
- a CDS encoding PQQ-binding-like beta-propeller repeat protein — MMPFPQDITMPQQKLHRSKSRVRITFASRQRFLQLATILSLVGLVSLSPQMLSAQATQTLRSADSLDSDQAQPNPAHAKQTQWNRFRGPNGRGIVSADLPTKWNDNDNLQWRTELPGRGSSSPVSWDGRIFLTAYSGYGFDMESPGERSSLRLHVLCYDLKTGSQIWDCVVEPSEEEQEFSKRLGEHGYASPTPCVDDTGVYAFFGPSGLIAVSPEGELRWRRSLGTNTAGFGAAASPILYDDLVIQNASIESGTLFALDKQTGDVRWKVDEIERAWTTPTIVTTEAGQSELVINQKNAILGLAPQTGKQLWTCDAIEDYVVPCVIQHEGLLYCSGGRSNKTFVIRPGGRGDVSQSHLVWEQSRGANVTSPVVINGFVFWSHDKSIALCLRASDGEEMFRERLPTRSRVYASIVSDGNHLFLTTRDQGILVLKASDRYQEIAINRLGTADEQFNATPAIVDNSLIVRSDRALYCIRKNATAL; from the coding sequence ATGATGCCGTTTCCTCAGGACATCACGATGCCCCAGCAAAAACTCCATCGATCCAAAAGCCGCGTTCGGATCACGTTCGCTTCACGACAACGATTCCTGCAGCTTGCCACCATACTGTCGTTAGTCGGACTGGTCTCATTATCGCCGCAGATGCTGTCAGCGCAAGCGACGCAGACACTGCGTTCAGCGGATTCTCTGGATTCCGATCAGGCACAGCCAAATCCAGCCCACGCAAAGCAAACTCAGTGGAATCGGTTTCGTGGCCCGAACGGTCGCGGGATTGTGTCGGCCGATTTGCCGACGAAGTGGAACGACAACGACAACCTTCAATGGCGTACGGAACTTCCTGGCCGCGGCAGCAGCAGCCCCGTTTCTTGGGATGGACGAATTTTTCTGACAGCCTATTCCGGCTATGGTTTCGACATGGAATCGCCCGGTGAGCGTTCGTCGCTTCGCCTGCATGTCTTGTGCTACGACTTGAAAACCGGGTCACAGATCTGGGACTGTGTGGTCGAACCTTCCGAAGAGGAACAAGAATTCAGCAAGCGTTTGGGAGAGCACGGCTATGCGTCGCCCACGCCATGCGTCGATGATACGGGAGTCTACGCCTTCTTTGGCCCTTCTGGCTTAATAGCGGTTTCTCCCGAAGGTGAACTTCGCTGGCGTCGCAGCCTAGGAACCAACACTGCAGGATTTGGCGCTGCCGCCAGTCCAATCCTCTATGACGACTTGGTAATCCAGAATGCCTCGATCGAATCGGGGACGCTCTTCGCGTTGGACAAACAAACCGGCGACGTCCGCTGGAAAGTCGATGAGATCGAAAGGGCTTGGACGACTCCGACGATTGTCACGACGGAAGCCGGACAATCTGAATTGGTGATCAATCAAAAGAATGCGATCTTGGGACTTGCCCCCCAAACAGGAAAGCAACTCTGGACCTGCGATGCGATCGAAGACTACGTGGTTCCTTGCGTGATTCAACATGAGGGGCTGCTGTATTGCAGCGGCGGTCGATCCAACAAGACCTTTGTGATACGGCCAGGCGGGCGCGGCGATGTCAGTCAATCACACTTGGTTTGGGAACAGTCTCGCGGTGCGAATGTGACGTCCCCTGTCGTGATCAACGGATTCGTCTTTTGGTCCCATGACAAGTCGATCGCGTTGTGCTTACGAGCGAGTGATGGCGAAGAAATGTTTCGCGAGCGACTGCCAACCCGCAGTCGCGTCTATGCATCGATCGTCAGTGATGGAAATCACTTGTTCCTGACGACGCGTGACCAAGGGATCTTGGTATTAAAAGCAAGCGACCGATACCAAGAAATTGCGATCAATCGACTTGGCACCGCAGACGAACAATTCAACGCGACGCCTGCGATTGTTGATAACAGCCTGATCGTTCGTAGCGATCGGGCCTTGTACTGCATTAGAAAGAACGCCACAGCGTTATGA
- a CDS encoding YbaB/EbfC family nucleoid-associated protein — MFKGLGNLGNIASMMAAFKDLPEKMQQLNQQMQSEHVTGTSECGFVMVTVNCVGEVQSVSIVEENLSTGETEKATLDAANKAGTEAKQRYADAIRQMVADMNLDMPGVEGLLTSFTGR; from the coding sequence ATGTTCAAAGGACTTGGAAATCTCGGCAACATCGCTTCGATGATGGCTGCGTTCAAGGATTTGCCTGAAAAGATGCAGCAGCTGAACCAACAGATGCAATCCGAGCACGTCACCGGGACATCCGAATGTGGTTTCGTGATGGTGACCGTCAACTGTGTTGGCGAAGTTCAGTCGGTCAGCATTGTTGAAGAGAACCTATCGACTGGCGAAACAGAAAAAGCCACCCTCGATGCGGCCAATAAAGCCGGCACCGAGGCAAAGCAACGCTACGCCGATGCGATCCGGCAGATGGTAGCCGATATGAATTTGGACATGCCTGGAGTCGAAGGCTTGTTGACTTCGTTCACCGGTCGATAA
- the recR gene encoding recombination mediator RecR translates to MEKHEGAVSQLVDLLGRLPGVGRKSAERLAFHLLRVPEDEALALADAIRKIRSDVRYCSTCFNLCEQELCAICRDDARDQTRLCVVEQPRDLMSLEQSKAYNGLYHVLLGRIAPLDGIGPDQLTIDALVDRVRGGNFSEVIMATNPTVEGDGTSLYISNLLSEYPVQMTRLARGITAGSILEYANREIIADAMSGRQKL, encoded by the coding sequence GTGGAAAAACACGAAGGTGCTGTATCGCAGCTGGTCGACCTGTTGGGCAGACTCCCCGGGGTCGGACGGAAAAGCGCGGAACGTCTAGCGTTTCACTTGCTGCGAGTTCCCGAGGATGAGGCTCTGGCACTGGCCGACGCGATTCGAAAGATTCGTAGCGACGTCCGCTACTGCTCAACCTGTTTCAATCTTTGTGAACAGGAGCTTTGTGCGATCTGCCGCGATGATGCCCGCGACCAGACCCGATTGTGTGTTGTCGAACAGCCGCGGGACTTGATGAGCTTGGAGCAGTCGAAAGCATACAACGGCCTGTACCATGTCTTGCTGGGACGTATTGCTCCTCTCGATGGTATCGGGCCCGACCAATTGACGATCGACGCGTTGGTCGATCGGGTCCGAGGCGGTAACTTTTCGGAAGTCATCATGGCGACCAACCCGACTGTCGAAGGTGATGGGACTTCGCTGTACATCAGCAACCTACTGAGCGAGTACCCCGTGCAGATGACCCGGCTCGCTCGCGGGATCACGGCCGGCAGTATTCTTGAATACGCCAACCGCGAAATCATCGCCGACGCAATGTCGGGGCGGCAAAAACTGTAG